Sequence from the Myxococcota bacterium genome:
CGGACCCCAAGGTGCGCGAATGCTGCACCGGGACGCTCGAGATGTGCGAGTGAGTCGCCCGTGACATGACCGCCGCGCGTCACGAGTTCTGGATCGACCGCGGCGGGACGTTCACCGACTGCATCCACCGCGATCCGGCGACGGCGCGGCTGCGCGTGGCCAAGCTCTTGTCGTCGGACCGCGCGCCGCTCGACGCGATTCGCGAGCTCCTGGGCCTGGGCCCGCGCGCGCCGATCCCGGCCTGCGACGTGCGCATGGGCACGACGCTCGCGACCAACGCGCTGCTCGAACGCAAGGGCGCGCCGTTCGCGCTGGCCATCACGCGCGGCTTCCGCGACCTGCTCGCGATCGGGACTCAGGCGCGGCCGCGGCTCTTCGACCTGCGCATCACCAAGCCGGAGCTGCTGTACCGCGAGGTGCTCGAGGTCGACGCGCGCGCGGGCGCCCATGGGGAGATCCTCGCGCGCCACGATCCCGCGACGCTGCGCCGCGAGCTCGGGCGCCTGCGCCGCTCGGGGCTCGAGAGTCTCGCCGTGGTGGTGCTGCACGCCTATCGCGGAGGCGAGCTCGAGCGCGAGATCGGCGAGCTCGCGCGCGAGGCGGGCTTCGCGCACGTGGCGCTGTCACACGAGGTGGCGCCCGAGATGGGGCTGCTGGCGCGCGGAGATACTGCGTGCGTCGACGCCTATCTCACGCCCCTTCTTCGGGCCTACGTCGCCGAGCTGCGGCGCGAGCTGCCCGGCAGCACGCTGCGCATCATGCAGTCGAGCGGCGGGCTCGCGGGCGCCGAGCAGTTCCGCGGGCCGCACTCCATTCTGTCCGGCCCGGCGGGCGGCGTGGTCGCGTGCGCGCACGTGGCGCACGGACTCGGGGCGCCGCGCGCGGTGGGCTTCGACATGGGCGGGACCTCGACCGACGTGTGTCGGGTCGAGGCCGGGCCCGAGGGTGACTTCGAGTTCGAGCGCGTGTACGAGACCGAGACCGCGGGCGTGCGCATCTTCGCGCCCATGCTCTCGGTTCACACTGTCGCGGCGGGCGGCGGGTCCCTGTGCCGCTACGACGGCCACCGCTTCCGCGTCGGCCCCGAGAGCGCGGGCGCGCGGCCCGGGCCGCTGTGTTATGGCAATCCCGAGGCGCGCGAGCTCACGGTGACCGACGTGAACCTCGCGCTCGGGCGGCTGGTGGGCGACCGCTTCCCGTTCCCGCTCCAGCTCGAGCGCGTGCTCGCGGAGCTACACCGCATGGTGTCGCGCCTGCGCGAGGCCGGCACGCCGCGCACGGCGGACGAGATCGCAGCCGGCTTCCTCGAGATCGCGAACGCGAACATGGCCGAGGCGATCCGCCAGGTGTCGGTGGCGCGCGGCTACGACGTGCGCGAGTACGCGCTGGTGGTGTTCGGCGGCGCGGGCGGCCAGCACGCCTGCGCCTTGGCGCGCCGGCTCGGCATGCGCCGCGTGCTGGTGCACCCGCTGGCCGGCGTGCTCTCGGCCTACGGCATGGGCCTGGCCGACGTGGCCTGGCACGGCGAGGCCGACGTGGGCCGGCCGGCGCTGGCGGCCGGGCTCGAGAAGTCACTCGACAAGACCTGGGCCGAGCTCGAGGCGCGCGGCCGCGCGGCGCTGGCCGAAGACGGCTTCGCGCCGGCCGAGCTCACGGCGCTGCGGCGCATCGACCTGCGCTATGCCGGCACGGAGACGGCGCTCACGCTGCCGATCGGCGGCGACCTGCGCGCGCGCTTCGAGGCCGCGCACGAGCGCGCGTTCGGCTACGCGCGCCCGGGTCACCCGATCGAGGCGACCGTGGCGCGCGTCGAGGTCCTGGGTCGACACGACGTGGTGTCGTCGCGCACGGAGCGCGCCGCAGCGCCGGCCGCCGCGCGCCCGCGGCGTCACGCGCGCGTGTTCTGCGACGGCGCGTTCCACGACGGCGTGCCGATCTACGAGCGCGAGGCGCTTGGCCCGGGCGCGCGACTCAGCGGCCCGGCGCTGGTGCTCGAAGCCACGAGCACGCTGGTCGTCGATCCGGGCTTCGAGCTCGAGA
This genomic interval carries:
- a CDS encoding hydantoinase B/oxoprolinase family protein; the encoded protein is MTAARHEFWIDRGGTFTDCIHRDPATARLRVAKLLSSDRAPLDAIRELLGLGPRAPIPACDVRMGTTLATNALLERKGAPFALAITRGFRDLLAIGTQARPRLFDLRITKPELLYREVLEVDARAGAHGEILARHDPATLRRELGRLRRSGLESLAVVVLHAYRGGELEREIGELAREAGFAHVALSHEVAPEMGLLARGDTACVDAYLTPLLRAYVAELRRELPGSTLRIMQSSGGLAGAEQFRGPHSILSGPAGGVVACAHVAHGLGAPRAVGFDMGGTSTDVCRVEAGPEGDFEFERVYETETAGVRIFAPMLSVHTVAAGGGSLCRYDGHRFRVGPESAGARPGPLCYGNPEARELTVTDVNLALGRLVGDRFPFPLQLERVLAELHRMVSRLREAGTPRTADEIAAGFLEIANANMAEAIRQVSVARGYDVREYALVVFGGAGGQHACALARRLGMRRVLVHPLAGVLSAYGMGLADVAWHGEADVGRPALAAGLEKSLDKTWAELEARGRAALAEDGFAPAELTALRRIDLRYAGTETALTLPIGGDLRARFEAAHERAFGYARPGHPIEATVARVEVLGRHDVVSSRTERAAAPAAARPRRHARVFCDGAFHDGVPIYEREALGPGARLSGPALVLEATSTLVVDPGFELEIDAEGRIALSDRAGAGAQAREQTAVDPVQLEIMNNLFMSIAEQMGIVLRRTSLSTNIRERLDFSCAVFDRDASLVANAPHIPVHLGAMSESVRAVIEAHPSPEPGDVFVTNDPGAGGSHLPDITVVTPVHDASGRLRFFSASRGHHADVGGITPGSMPPFSHTLEEEGVVLRALRIVRAGRLDESLVLAALAGARFPARSPRENLADLEAAIAANRAGARLLLEMVARHGDATVDAYMRHVQDNAAAKVADEIEKLPDGDHAFEDALDDGTPIRVRMSVRGRALEIDFAGTGGQVDGNLNAPRAVTVAAVIYVLRALVGEDIPLNAGCLRPVTLRIPPHSVLDPDAERAVCGGNVETSQRVVDVLLGALGKLAACQGTMNNLTFGNERFGYYETIGGGAGAGPGFAGASGVHTHMTNTRITDPEVLESRFPVRVVQFGLRADSGGAGRWRGGDGLVRELEFLEPMRVSILSERRVRAPFGLAGGGPAARGRNSHDGADVGGKASFDVSAGGRVRIETPGGGGFGEAD